A single window of Sporosarcina sp. Marseille-Q4943 DNA harbors:
- a CDS encoding TrkA family potassium uptake protein: MYSRWMDLDRRYKRVIFLIGTTALLLVVATAGFMYFEHLSPFNALWMTVISVMTIGYGDIYPTTEEGRWFALFLVPLGAGVVTYALGIGASYFIEQQLSNRVWVRRMEKQISNLNDHIIVCGFGRVGKQVYKQLKEEGVQILFIHDNESDLMEVVEPGTLRIIGDPTDKAVLMKARVDQARALITALSNDADNVFITLTAKSINEDIAIAARAERDDSEDILEKAGATSVINPSIIGGRELAMSVIKPNGTDFINDLLRSEEKEFMVGEVALEDTEPFIGMTIEDANLQKHFEITLVAILRNEELLSNPDLSEKFQKGDTLIVIGNPKKIEHFRVNKNKGYTPR; encoded by the coding sequence TTGTATAGCCGATGGATGGATTTGGATAGGCGATATAAGCGGGTCATTTTCTTGATCGGAACAACAGCGCTTTTGCTCGTCGTGGCGACGGCTGGATTTATGTATTTTGAACATTTATCCCCATTTAATGCATTGTGGATGACGGTCATTTCAGTCATGACGATCGGTTATGGGGACATTTACCCGACGACGGAGGAAGGCCGGTGGTTTGCCTTATTCCTTGTACCGTTAGGAGCAGGAGTCGTGACATATGCACTCGGCATCGGGGCTTCCTATTTCATTGAACAGCAATTATCGAATAGGGTGTGGGTGAGAAGGATGGAAAAACAAATATCTAATTTAAACGACCATATAATCGTCTGCGGTTTCGGACGCGTCGGGAAGCAAGTATATAAGCAGCTGAAGGAGGAAGGTGTTCAGATCTTATTCATTCATGACAATGAAAGCGATCTAATGGAAGTCGTTGAACCCGGTACACTCCGAATCATCGGCGATCCGACCGACAAAGCCGTCTTGATGAAAGCCCGTGTAGATCAAGCGCGAGCTCTTATCACTGCACTTTCAAATGACGCAGATAATGTTTTCATCACTTTGACTGCAAAAAGCATCAACGAGGACATTGCCATAGCCGCTCGGGCAGAACGGGATGACTCGGAAGATATATTGGAAAAAGCGGGTGCCACTAGTGTCATTAACCCTTCCATCATTGGAGGAAGGGAGTTGGCGATGTCTGTCATAAAACCGAATGGCACCGACTTCATAAATGACCTGCTCCGTTCGGAGGAAAAAGAGTTCATGGTAGGGGAAGTCGCCCTGGAAGATACGGAACCGTTTATCGGCATGACAATCGAGGATGCGAACTTGCAGAAACACTTCGAAATCACCCTCGTCGCGATTTTACGAAATGAAGAATTGCTCAGTAATCCGGATCTGAGTGAGAAATTCCAGAAGGGAGATACGTTGATCGTCATCGGCAATCCGAAAAAAATCGAGCATTTCCGTGTTAATAAAAATAAAGGATATACACCCCGATAA